The stretch of DNA TGAATATCATAATATTCTCATAAAAACACTAAATTATCAAGCACGCCAACAAAAAAGAGCTTTTTTTGTTATTTTTGTGCAACTTATTTTTTTAGACAATATCAAAACAATGGACAATAAAAAAGTGACTAAACCACCAGTAATGCTCTACACAGAGCAAACCCCTAATCCAGAAACACTAAAGTTTGTTACCAACCAAATGCTTTACCCTCGTAAAATGGCAGATTTCCCTGCTGATCAAAAGGAATTAGCACAAGAATGGTCGCCTTTAGCAACTGCATTATTTGGTTTCGACTATGTTCATGGTGTTTATATTTGTAACAACTTTGTTACGGTTACCAAAGCAGCAGATATGGAGTGGTCAACCGTTATGATGGAACTCAAAACCTTTATAAAAGGTTACATTGAAGAAGGTAATGAGGTCATGAAAGAAGGCTTTGAAGAGGTAAAAGCCAAAATAGAGGCAGAAGAGGAGGAACAATATACTGGAGACGATGCAGAATTAGTAGCAAAAATCAAACAATTGCTAGACAAATACGTACGCCCAGCAGTAGAAATGGATGGAGGTAATATTAAATTTCATTCGTTTGACAATGGAGTCGTAAATGTAATACTTCAAGGGGCTTGTAGTGGCTGTCCATCTTCCTCTGGAACCCTAAAAGTAGGTATAGAAGGTATGCTAAAACGTATGGTTCCTGAGGTAAAATCGGTAGAAGCAATCATGGGCTAACTTAACCCTTTTTGTACTTTTTCTAAAAGAACTTTAGTATTTATGCAACAACAGTTTAATTCGCTGCCTGAGATCACTAAAAACATCATTATTTTAAATTTATTGATGTTTTTAGCTTCTATTACATTTGGAAATTTTACCTATCAAAACTTTGTCGTTTATTATGTAGAAAATGAGGCGTTCCAACCTTATCAGTTGGTCACTTCATTTTTTATGCATGCAGGGTTATTTCATATTTTCATGAATATGTTTGTTCTGTTTATGTTTGGTTCAGACGTAGAACGAACAATGGGACCCAAAAAATTCCTATTCCTATACCTATCAGCAGGTTTTGGAGCCAATTTACTTAGTTTGGGGGCAGATTATATGCATGCTCATTATTTAATGAGTACCCTCTCTCCAGAACAAATTATGATGGCCATAAACAATCAAGGCACAAATCCTGACATTATTAATGATGCGACAAGGGAGTTAGCTGGAATATGGCACAAAAGTGCTTTGGGAGCCTCAGGGGCTACGTATGGAGTATTGTTTACCTTTGCCATGCTTTACCCCAACAGGATTTTATATTTATTAATTCCTCCTATGCCGATCAAAGCCAAATACTTGGCGGTAGGTCTAGCTGCCATGGAATTTTACCAACACGTTTCGAACGCCAATACAGGCATTGGGCATTTTGTGCATTTATCAGGTGCTGCTATTGCCATTGGTATTGTTTGGTTTTGGCGAAAGCAGGGGGCAAAATTTTAATTTCAGAAAAAAATCATTGATTATTCGAAAATATCCAACTTTATCAAGAAATTAGTCGGTTGTAATCTACTGGTGTAATTTTTGGAGTATTTTGAAAAGTAACACGACTTTACCTCAGCGTAATGTAAAAGCACAATTAGCAACAAACACAAGCACTTAACAATGGCAACAAATATCTGGGATGATATAAAAATGCGTTATCAACAGGGAAACACCATAATTCGTTTAATTATGGCCAATGTTGCTGTACATGTCTTTGTTGCCTTGATTTCTGTATTTGTATTTTTAATCACAGGTTGGAGAGATGAATATTGGAATTTTGTTAGTGAATGGTTCTATTTTCCTTCCGAAATAGGAAAAATTCCACTTCGTTTGTGGAGTATTTTTACCTATATGTTTTTGCACGATGGGCTTTGGCATATTCTGATGAATATGTTAGTACTCTATTGGTTTGGTCAACGACTCAATGATTTGCTGCCCAACAGCAAAATGCTGCCCATTTATATTTGGGGAGGTATTGCAGGGGCTTTATTTTTTGCCATTGGCTTTAATATTTTCCCTCCCTTTTCTAGCGCAGAAGGCAACTTAGTAGGCGCATCAGCTAGTGTAATGGCCATTGTGTTGGCGGCTGCAACACTCAATCCCAAAGGGGTAATTCGCCTCTTTCTTATTGGTGATGTTGAATTGCAATATGTCGCTTTAGTCTGGGTCATTATTAATCTTATCGTTATCCCAGGTGGTAATCCTGGTGGAGCATTGGCACATTTAGGAGGTGCATTTATGGGCTGGTTTTTTATCTATCAGTTAAGAAAAGGAAATGATTTGGCTCAGCCCATAAATAAAGTCTTAGGTTGGTTTACTCGAAAAAAAATGACTGCTCACAAGCAGAAAAAAACTAAAACACATCAAAAGACAGAGCGCTCTTTCAAAGCAAAAATGAAAGTGTATAAAGGAGGACAAAAATCAGACTATTATGGCAATGAATATGGACGTTCATTCATGCAAAAATATAAGGAGATGTCTAGAGAAGAATGCCTAAATACGATTTTAGACAAAATTAAACGCTCAGGATATGATAGTTTAACCGAAGATGAAAAGATATTTTTAGATCGTTATAGATAAGCCTATATCTAAAGTTTATGGATTCACAACTACATTCATTGTTCACTTCCCTCCTATTGATTGAGGCATTTTAATTCCGTTCATGTTTCGCTGGTTCAAGACGACAATCTCCAAGT from Aureispira anguillae encodes:
- a CDS encoding NifU family protein, with product MDNKKVTKPPVMLYTEQTPNPETLKFVTNQMLYPRKMADFPADQKELAQEWSPLATALFGFDYVHGVYICNNFVTVTKAADMEWSTVMMELKTFIKGYIEEGNEVMKEGFEEVKAKIEAEEEEQYTGDDAELVAKIKQLLDKYVRPAVEMDGGNIKFHSFDNGVVNVILQGACSGCPSSSGTLKVGIEGMLKRMVPEVKSVEAIMG
- a CDS encoding rhomboid family intramembrane serine protease, yielding MQQQFNSLPEITKNIIILNLLMFLASITFGNFTYQNFVVYYVENEAFQPYQLVTSFFMHAGLFHIFMNMFVLFMFGSDVERTMGPKKFLFLYLSAGFGANLLSLGADYMHAHYLMSTLSPEQIMMAINNQGTNPDIINDATRELAGIWHKSALGASGATYGVLFTFAMLYPNRILYLLIPPMPIKAKYLAVGLAAMEFYQHVSNANTGIGHFVHLSGAAIAIGIVWFWRKQGAKF
- a CDS encoding rhomboid family protein codes for the protein MATNIWDDIKMRYQQGNTIIRLIMANVAVHVFVALISVFVFLITGWRDEYWNFVSEWFYFPSEIGKIPLRLWSIFTYMFLHDGLWHILMNMLVLYWFGQRLNDLLPNSKMLPIYIWGGIAGALFFAIGFNIFPPFSSAEGNLVGASASVMAIVLAAATLNPKGVIRLFLIGDVELQYVALVWVIINLIVIPGGNPGGALAHLGGAFMGWFFIYQLRKGNDLAQPINKVLGWFTRKKMTAHKQKKTKTHQKTERSFKAKMKVYKGGQKSDYYGNEYGRSFMQKYKEMSREECLNTILDKIKRSGYDSLTEDEKIFLDRYR